A genome region from Cystobacter fuscus DSM 2262 includes the following:
- a CDS encoding RNA polymerase sigma factor, translating to MAHLFAIRMPFTGSAVPAVDTERRLVARARRGDPAAFRGLFEQHSPAVWRFLRDLLRDEAAADEATQETFVRAHARLGALRDDTRFVSWLLGIARHVYLESRRGQATHLDIADEENEPLLEAARPSPTPEAWLLDRELEGLLSEALGEVREERRAALLLRIDHGLAYEDIAQVMGWSLPKVKNEIHRARLQLRERLAGHVGTGGRP from the coding sequence GTGGCCCATCTCTTCGCGATCCGAATGCCCTTCACGGGCAGCGCGGTACCGGCCGTCGATACCGAGCGACGGCTCGTCGCGCGCGCGCGGCGAGGGGACCCGGCCGCCTTCCGTGGCCTCTTCGAACAGCACTCGCCCGCCGTCTGGCGCTTCCTGCGCGACCTGCTGCGGGACGAGGCCGCCGCGGACGAGGCCACCCAGGAAACGTTCGTGCGGGCCCATGCGCGGCTCGGGGCGCTGCGAGACGACACGCGGTTCGTCTCGTGGCTGCTGGGTATCGCGCGCCACGTCTATCTGGAGTCACGCCGCGGCCAGGCCACGCACCTGGACATCGCCGACGAGGAGAACGAGCCCCTGCTGGAGGCGGCGCGGCCCTCGCCCACCCCCGAGGCGTGGTTGCTGGATCGCGAATTGGAGGGCCTCTTGAGCGAGGCCCTCGGCGAGGTGCGAGAGGAGCGCCGGGCGGCGCTGCTGCTGCGCATCGACCATGGGCTGGCCTACGAGGACATCGCCCAGGTGATGGGCTGGTCACTGCCCAAGGTGAAGAATGAGATCCACCGGGCCCGGTTGCAGCTGCGCGAGCGGCTGGCCGGGCACGTGGGAACAGGAGGTCGGCCATGA
- a CDS encoding anti-sigma factor family protein, translating to MNLPCRESDLDALLAGELSAEEAGRVGAHAAACDTCARTLEWLRMERGWMARRARRQPARRALETGAWEARLRPAPSRSWPREWRGGMWAAAALVSCVTLSLLSTARPTARPEEPWGDGLVSMARVEMCTDPGIEAVARVEARVGACLLASPTQPPW from the coding sequence ATGAATCTCCCCTGCCGCGAGTCGGACCTGGACGCCCTGCTCGCCGGAGAGTTGTCCGCGGAGGAAGCCGGTCGCGTGGGCGCGCATGCGGCCGCGTGTGACACGTGCGCGCGGACGCTGGAGTGGCTGAGGATGGAGCGTGGGTGGATGGCGCGGCGGGCGAGGCGTCAACCCGCGCGGCGGGCGTTGGAGACGGGCGCGTGGGAGGCCCGGTTGCGGCCCGCGCCGTCGCGCTCCTGGCCGAGGGAGTGGCGCGGGGGGATGTGGGCCGCGGCGGCGCTGGTGTCGTGCGTGACGCTCAGCCTGCTGTCCACGGCGCGCCCCACGGCCCGCCCCGAGGAGCCCTGGGGAGACGGGCTCGTGTCCATGGCCCGGGTGGAGATGTGCACGGATCCGGGCATCGAGGCGGTGGCCCGCGTGGAGGCCCGGGTGGGAGCATGCCTGTTGGCCTCGCCCACCCAGCCTCCGTGGTGA